A genomic window from Helicobacter pylori includes:
- a CDS encoding DNA/RNA non-specific endonuclease has protein sequence MKIFKNLLYSLIAMSWLQAGMLDNFSKAINSYTTKKLNEIKTQVNGANPTKIYNANGMLTDIDCKVLKNNFYSVCYSSELKNPIYGVSVLFGDLVDKNNIEKRYEFKTDTRLAEYQQATTKDYTKSGFDRGHFVANDASFDFASNPLRETYRMTNITPEAKNTNRHSVLLVEKEGRNLARKYHQVLVEELTIIKQGYKTFSSKNIAIPSGFWYHYDTSLTDSYDNAKSECFYIPNDNQKYPLNEMRKDCKEYERIEKQVVFKNNKNTELNELPKYLNNAKKY, from the coding sequence ATGAAAATCTTTAAAAACTTGCTCTATAGCCTGATCGCTATGAGTTGGCTCCAAGCGGGCATGCTGGATAATTTTTCTAAAGCTATCAACAGCTACACCACTAAAAAGCTTAATGAAATCAAAACGCAAGTCAATGGCGCTAATCCCACTAAAATCTATAACGCTAATGGCATGCTCACTGACATTGATTGCAAAGTCTTAAAAAATAATTTCTATTCGGTGTGTTATTCTAGCGAGTTAAAAAACCCTATTTATGGCGTGAGCGTGTTGTTTGGGGATTTGGTGGATAAAAACAATATTGAAAAACGCTACGAGTTTAAAACGGACACACGATTAGCCGAGTATCAGCAAGCCACGACAAAAGACTACACAAAAAGCGGTTTTGACAGAGGGCATTTTGTGGCGAACGACGCTTCTTTTGATTTTGCGTCTAACCCTTTAAGAGAGACTTACAGAATGACTAATATCACCCCTGAAGCCAAAAACACTAACAGGCATTCTGTTTTATTGGTGGAAAAAGAGGGGCGCAATTTGGCTAGAAAATACCATCAAGTTTTAGTTGAAGAACTCACCATCATCAAACAAGGTTATAAAACCTTTAGCTCTAAAAACATCGCTATCCCTAGCGGCTTTTGGTACCATTATGATACAAGCCTAACGGATAGCTACGATAACGCTAAAAGCGAATGTTTTTACATCCCTAACGACAATCAAAAGTATCCCTTAAACGAGATGAGAAAGGATTGCAAAGAATATGAGCGAATTGAAAAACAAGTGGTTTTTAAAAACAATAAAAACACTGAGCTAAACGAATTGCC